The Seleniivibrio woodruffii genome contains a region encoding:
- a CDS encoding DUF294 nucleotidyltransferase-like domain-containing protein: protein MALICRLHECAPFGRIPAESALEIENASVMTEYTAGTVIFHQKDEPSGFLYFIRSGRIDIMVETPEGVEMLVDSRTAGGYFGWTPVFTNEGYTAGARAAEDSSCLLIPKGLVLKSAEQYPIISNFFNKAIFSQVRKLYKDMVERNSMNPAAQMEAYPFQKRLSEIMSKPVITAPVTSSVRDIAVRMTESGVAAVVLTDSSGKMTGIVTERDLVRKVMSSGADSAICVRQVMSPDPYYMTPDTFMYEAATFMLRHSIRHLPVLDGESIVGMVSVQDLMRFRSQKSMLLVGGANEAKSVAELAEVYREIAKIAGVLLIENRSHAETMEILSYVHHNVIRRCFEIIRQQMLDEGYVQPDIRYCFMIMGSGGRREMLLGPDQDNGFIYEDFPQELNEAVEAFFVPFAERLVHALAEVGYHLCNGQVMVNNPMWRGRISEWRERVARWIKVPEPQRVRYSSIFFDFMPIWGDSSLCGELRETVSRLIKENPLFLFQMMELDYKHKVPLNLLDRFITHKSGENKGLLSLKENGSIFIVDCVRMYMLEKGIYAVSTLDRLDRLEELKVFNKATADHIKAAFESFTYLRIQNEIRLIEKGLPPGHFLNPDELTDQEAVLLKEAFKVAGKLQDSAKRHFSKIIGR from the coding sequence ATGGCATTGATTTGCAGGCTTCATGAGTGTGCGCCGTTCGGGAGGATTCCCGCTGAGTCGGCACTGGAAATTGAAAATGCATCGGTAATGACCGAATATACCGCAGGCACTGTCATTTTTCATCAGAAGGACGAGCCTTCCGGTTTTTTATATTTCATCCGCAGCGGCAGGATCGACATTATGGTGGAGACACCGGAGGGTGTTGAAATGCTTGTGGACAGCCGCACCGCAGGCGGATATTTCGGCTGGACACCAGTTTTTACAAACGAAGGCTACACCGCAGGGGCGAGAGCGGCGGAGGATTCCTCCTGTCTGCTGATCCCTAAGGGACTGGTGCTGAAGAGTGCAGAGCAGTATCCAATAATCTCAAATTTCTTCAACAAAGCAATCTTTTCGCAGGTGCGCAAGCTGTATAAGGATATGGTTGAGCGCAACTCTATGAATCCGGCAGCCCAGATGGAGGCTTATCCTTTTCAGAAGCGTCTGAGCGAGATTATGTCAAAGCCTGTGATAACCGCTCCGGTGACATCTTCTGTGCGTGATATTGCCGTCCGGATGACCGAATCTGGTGTTGCCGCCGTTGTGCTCACAGACAGTTCAGGGAAAATGACAGGAATTGTTACCGAGAGGGATCTTGTGCGAAAGGTGATGTCATCAGGAGCCGATTCTGCCATTTGTGTCAGACAGGTTATGTCGCCGGATCCGTATTATATGACTCCGGACACGTTCATGTATGAGGCGGCTACCTTCATGCTGCGCCACAGCATAAGGCATTTGCCTGTGCTGGATGGCGAAAGCATCGTCGGTATGGTTTCCGTGCAGGATCTTATGCGATTTCGCAGCCAGAAATCCATGCTTCTGGTGGGCGGGGCTAACGAGGCGAAAAGTGTTGCCGAGCTTGCTGAAGTTTACAGGGAGATTGCGAAGATCGCCGGAGTTCTGCTCATCGAAAACCGCTCCCATGCGGAGACCATGGAGATACTCTCATATGTGCATCACAATGTGATTAGACGCTGTTTCGAGATAATCCGTCAGCAGATGCTGGACGAAGGCTACGTTCAGCCGGACATCCGCTATTGTTTCATGATAATGGGAAGCGGAGGCCGCAGAGAGATGCTTCTGGGACCTGATCAGGACAACGGATTTATCTATGAGGACTTCCCGCAGGAGCTTAACGAAGCTGTGGAAGCATTCTTTGTACCTTTTGCCGAGCGGCTTGTGCATGCTCTGGCGGAGGTGGGCTATCATCTCTGCAACGGTCAGGTGATGGTGAACAACCCCATGTGGCGTGGGCGGATCAGTGAATGGCGGGAGCGGGTGGCACGCTGGATAAAGGTTCCCGAACCGCAGAGGGTGCGCTATTCGTCCATATTTTTTGACTTTATGCCTATATGGGGCGATTCATCGCTTTGCGGGGAACTGCGTGAGACCGTCAGCAGGCTTATAAAAGAGAACCCGCTGTTTCTGTTTCAGATGATGGAACTGGACTATAAACATAAAGTGCCTCTGAACCTGCTGGACAGGTTCATAACCCACAAAAGCGGCGAGAACAAAGGTCTGCTCTCGCTTAAAGAAAACGGAAGCATATTCATAGTGGACTGTGTGCGGATGTATATGCTGGAGAAGGGAATATATGCCGTCAGCACTCTGGACAGACTGGACAGGCTGGAGGAACTGAAGGTTTTTAACAAGGCCACAGCCGACCACATTAAGGCGGCGTTTGAATCCTTCACCTATCTGCGGATCCAGAACGAGATACGCCTTATCGAAAAGGGTCTGCCGCCGGGGCATTTCCTGAATCCGGACGAACTGACGGATCAGGAGGCTGTTCTGCTGAAGGAGGCCTTTAAGGTGGCGGGAAAACTTCAGGATTCCGCAAAAAGGCATTTTTCAAAGATAATAGGCAGATAA
- a CDS encoding sodium:solute symporter family protein, producing the protein MSLQAMTYLVVGLTFALYLGIAFWTRAGSTKEFYVAGGGVHPVLNGMATGADWMSAASFISMAGMIGYMGYGGALFLMGWTGGYVLLAMLLAPYLRKFGKFTVPDFFKARYYSNSATVVAVVCLLVASTTYIIGQMTGVGVAFSRFLGVSSEMGVIIGMAIVFVYAVFGGMKGITYTQVAQYVVLILAYTIPAIFISLQLTGNPIPQLGLGGQYTGSDMALLAKLDHIVTDLGFGKYTTSVPGDKLNMFVYTVSLMIGTAGLPHVIIRFFTVPKVKDARSSAGWALVFIAILYTTAPSVAAMARLNLHATINTAVQSGGDVFAPDASIQYDARPDWMKRWEVTGLLKFEDKNGDGRIQYYNDTSKNAEFLAKADAAGWKGSELTVNNDIMVLANPEIANLPNWVIALVAAGGLAAALSTAAGLLLAISSAISHDLLKNMMMKDLSEKGELMAGRIAMACAIVVAGFLGMYPPDFAAGTVAIAFGLAASSIFPALMMGIFSKTMNRQGAVAGMIAGLVFTMFYVFAHTGIFYIHGTEYWQIFGKKDFFFGISPNAIGAIGAVVNFAVAFAVKNMTTPVPSDIAAMVENVRIPKGAGGAIDH; encoded by the coding sequence ATGAGTCTGCAAGCTATGACTTATCTTGTTGTCGGTCTGACATTTGCACTTTATCTGGGAATAGCGTTCTGGACCCGTGCGGGCAGTACAAAGGAATTTTATGTTGCCGGCGGCGGGGTTCACCCTGTTCTGAACGGTATGGCGACCGGAGCTGACTGGATGTCTGCTGCGTCGTTTATATCCATGGCGGGTATGATCGGATATATGGGATACGGCGGTGCGCTGTTTCTCATGGGATGGACAGGGGGCTACGTTCTTCTGGCCATGCTTCTTGCTCCTTATCTGCGTAAATTCGGCAAGTTCACCGTTCCGGATTTCTTCAAAGCACGCTACTATTCAAACTCAGCCACAGTAGTTGCCGTTGTATGTCTTCTGGTTGCTTCAACCACATACATCATCGGTCAGATGACCGGTGTCGGCGTTGCGTTTTCTCGTTTCCTCGGTGTTTCCAGTGAGATGGGTGTTATTATCGGTATGGCTATAGTGTTTGTTTATGCGGTTTTCGGCGGTATGAAAGGCATAACGTATACACAGGTTGCCCAGTACGTCGTACTCATCCTTGCGTATACAATCCCCGCAATATTCATATCCCTTCAGCTTACGGGAAATCCCATTCCTCAGCTTGGTCTGGGCGGTCAGTATACCGGATCAGACATGGCTCTGCTTGCGAAACTTGACCATATCGTAACAGACCTCGGTTTCGGAAAATACACCACATCCGTTCCCGGCGACAAACTGAACATGTTCGTTTACACGGTTTCACTTATGATAGGAACGGCGGGTCTGCCCCACGTTATCATCCGTTTCTTCACCGTTCCGAAAGTTAAAGATGCCCGCTCGTCTGCAGGCTGGGCGTTGGTGTTCATCGCAATTCTGTACACCACAGCTCCTTCAGTTGCGGCTATGGCTCGTCTTAACCTTCATGCAACAATCAACACAGCGGTTCAGTCCGGCGGCGATGTTTTCGCTCCCGATGCCAGCATCCAGTACGATGCACGCCCCGACTGGATGAAGCGCTGGGAAGTTACAGGACTGCTTAAATTCGAAGACAAGAACGGCGACGGACGTATCCAGTATTACAACGATACATCCAAGAACGCAGAGTTTCTTGCAAAAGCCGATGCGGCAGGCTGGAAAGGCAGCGAACTTACGGTCAACAACGACATTATGGTTCTTGCAAACCCCGAAATAGCAAACCTTCCCAACTGGGTAATCGCCCTTGTTGCGGCGGGCGGTCTTGCGGCGGCACTTTCAACAGCGGCCGGTCTGCTTCTGGCGATATCTTCCGCCATATCTCATGACCTGCTTAAAAACATGATGATGAAAGACCTCTCCGAAAAGGGAGAGCTTATGGCCGGACGAATCGCAATGGCATGCGCAATTGTTGTTGCAGGTTTCCTGGGAATGTATCCCCCCGACTTTGCGGCGGGCACAGTGGCCATAGCCTTCGGTCTGGCGGCATCGTCCATATTCCCCGCTCTTATGATGGGTATATTCAGCAAAACCATGAACAGACAGGGAGCAGTTGCGGGCATGATTGCCGGTCTGGTGTTCACAATGTTCTATGTGTTCGCTCACACGGGTATATTCTATATCCACGGAACAGAATACTGGCAGATATTCGGTAAGAAGGACTTCTTCTTCGGAATTTCTCCCAACGCAATCGGTGCTATCGGTGCGGTTGTTAACTTTGCTGTGGCTTTCGCAGTGAAAAACATGACAACTCCCGTTCCCTCCGACATAGCGGCCATGGTTGAAAACGTTCGTATCCCCAAAGGTGCGGGCGGCGCAATAGACCACTAA
- a CDS encoding DUF4212 domain-containing protein — protein sequence MEQSQELYWKKVLGLIRNVLIVWFLCSYGAGIMFAGALDNIKLGGYPLGFWFAQQGSIYIFVALIFIYAKMMGKIDKDFDVAED from the coding sequence ATGGAACAATCGCAAGAGCTTTACTGGAAAAAGGTTCTGGGACTTATCAGAAACGTCCTCATTGTATGGTTCCTCTGCTCATACGGAGCGGGGATCATGTTTGCAGGTGCGCTGGACAACATCAAGCTCGGCGGCTATCCGCTGGGATTCTGGTTTGCACAGCAGGGTTCAATCTACATCTTTGTCGCCCTTATCTTCATTTATGCAAAAATGATGGGGAAAATAGACAAAGACTTTGACGTTGCGGAAGATTAA